Proteins co-encoded in one Kutzneria chonburiensis genomic window:
- a CDS encoding ABC transporter substrate-binding protein has protein sequence MMKKLLAAALASASVVALSACGSSSGSGSASGTVNWWTWDDKQAAAYQSCATAFEKANPGVTVKISQYAVDDYFTKLTAGFVAGTAPDAFQNSVQFFQAYASQHQLLPLDDLITKTNFDLKKFSVGTGAWKFTDGKQYALPLDWAAAAIFYNTDAITKAGYTAKDVENLNWNPDNGGTFDKMVAHLTVDAAGKRGDEAGFDKNHVATYGMGQLAAKDFIGQTTWNSFLATTGWRQGDKPQWPTKFNYDDPNFVKTMKYIKSLTDRGFAPKINSFSAGGGTATISDVDLMGTNKIAMETAGSWEAATFAKLPGVKVGIAPTVLGPDGKTRSDLSNSNGNNIWAGTKNPDLTWKWVSYMGSEECQATAGASGSFFPSIPAAMDSAAAAVAKQGVDLSVFTKALKDGTLYGAPAYANGADLQQTLEPLFEGYFSGSRGDDVFPEMTQKAKDILNKQN, from the coding sequence ATGATGAAAAAGCTGCTCGCGGCCGCGCTGGCGTCCGCGTCCGTCGTCGCCCTGTCGGCCTGCGGCAGCAGTTCGGGTTCCGGCTCGGCCTCCGGCACGGTCAACTGGTGGACCTGGGACGACAAGCAGGCCGCCGCCTACCAGTCGTGCGCGACCGCCTTCGAGAAGGCCAATCCCGGCGTCACCGTGAAGATCTCGCAGTACGCGGTCGACGACTACTTCACCAAGCTGACCGCCGGCTTCGTGGCCGGCACCGCGCCGGACGCGTTCCAGAACTCGGTGCAGTTCTTCCAGGCCTACGCCTCGCAGCACCAGCTGCTGCCACTGGACGATCTGATCACCAAGACCAACTTCGACCTGAAGAAGTTCTCGGTCGGCACCGGCGCCTGGAAGTTCACCGACGGCAAGCAGTACGCGCTGCCACTGGACTGGGCCGCCGCGGCGATCTTCTACAACACCGACGCGATCACGAAGGCCGGCTACACGGCCAAGGACGTCGAGAACCTGAACTGGAACCCGGACAACGGCGGCACCTTCGACAAGATGGTGGCCCACCTGACCGTTGACGCCGCCGGCAAGCGCGGTGACGAGGCCGGCTTCGACAAGAACCACGTCGCCACCTACGGCATGGGCCAGTTGGCGGCCAAGGACTTCATCGGCCAGACCACCTGGAACTCCTTCCTGGCCACCACCGGCTGGCGGCAGGGCGACAAGCCGCAGTGGCCGACCAAGTTCAACTACGACGACCCGAACTTCGTGAAGACCATGAAGTACATCAAGTCGCTGACCGACCGCGGCTTCGCGCCGAAGATCAACTCGTTCAGCGCTGGCGGCGGCACCGCCACCATCAGCGACGTGGACCTGATGGGCACCAACAAGATCGCCATGGAGACCGCGGGCTCGTGGGAGGCGGCGACCTTCGCCAAGCTGCCCGGCGTCAAGGTTGGCATTGCACCGACCGTGCTCGGCCCGGACGGCAAGACCCGGTCGGATCTGTCCAACTCCAACGGCAACAACATCTGGGCCGGCACCAAGAACCCCGACCTGACCTGGAAATGGGTCTCGTACATGGGTTCCGAGGAGTGCCAGGCGACGGCCGGCGCCTCCGGTTCGTTCTTCCCGTCCATCCCGGCGGCGATGGACTCGGCCGCCGCCGCGGTGGCCAAGCAGGGCGTCGACCTGTCCGTGTTCACCAAGGCGCTCAAGGACGGCACGCTCTACGGCGCGCCGGCCTACGCCAACGGCGCCGACCTCCAGCAGACGCTGGAGCCGCTGTTCGAGGGCTACTTCAGCGGCAGCCGCGGGGACGACGTGTTCCCCGAGATGACGCAGAAGGCCAAGGACATCCTCAACAAGCAGAACTGA
- a CDS encoding alpha-galactosidase, with translation MGRFAQLRAAGTGFVVDLAATPVPVVVHWGRDLGELDETGLAALAFVGEPAVLNNSVDVPRRCSVWPTEFEGWAGTPALEGHRGGIATTPRPRLVEHSLADNRLELVLADEITGLRITLTYTMDSSGVLSAQATLAAPEAIDAEPYEVASVSILLPLPSQAVEVLDFTGKWCRERSPQRTRLGHGAHVRESRRGKPGQDSPFLMTVGAPGFSFGDGEVWALHVAWSGDQRYVVEQLPETPPVLGGGELLRAGELRLGGGERYETPISYFAWSDEGLDGLAARFHALQRKRPRSPRPLVLNTWEAVYFNHDLDRLLALADAAAKVGVERVVLDDGWFRGRRADNAGLGDWQVDKTVWPQGLTPFVEHVKGLGMQFGLWFEPEMVNLDSDLARQHPEWVLGVPGSLVRRHATSTSST, from the coding sequence ATGGGCCGGTTCGCTCAGCTTCGCGCGGCGGGCACGGGATTCGTGGTCGACCTGGCCGCGACGCCCGTCCCGGTGGTCGTGCACTGGGGTCGCGACCTCGGCGAGCTGGACGAGACAGGTCTGGCGGCGCTGGCCTTCGTCGGCGAACCGGCCGTGCTCAACAACTCCGTGGACGTGCCACGCCGGTGTTCGGTGTGGCCCACGGAGTTCGAGGGCTGGGCCGGCACGCCGGCGCTGGAAGGCCACCGCGGCGGCATCGCCACCACGCCACGGCCACGGCTGGTCGAGCACTCGCTGGCCGACAACCGGCTGGAGCTCGTGCTGGCCGACGAGATCACCGGCCTGCGCATCACCTTGACGTACACCATGGACAGCAGCGGTGTGCTGTCCGCACAGGCAACGCTGGCTGCCCCAGAAGCAATTGATGCAGAGCCCTATGAGGTCGCCAGCGTCTCCATCCTGCTGCCGTTGCCGAGCCAGGCCGTCGAGGTCCTGGACTTCACCGGGAAGTGGTGCCGCGAGCGGTCGCCGCAGCGGACCCGGCTCGGCCACGGCGCGCACGTCCGGGAGTCGCGGCGTGGCAAGCCCGGGCAGGATTCGCCGTTCCTGATGACGGTCGGTGCGCCCGGCTTCTCCTTCGGAGACGGCGAAGTGTGGGCCCTGCACGTGGCGTGGAGCGGTGATCAGCGCTACGTGGTCGAGCAGCTGCCGGAGACGCCGCCGGTGCTGGGCGGCGGTGAGCTGCTGCGGGCGGGCGAACTCCGACTTGGTGGCGGTGAACGCTACGAAACCCCGATCTCGTACTTCGCCTGGTCCGATGAGGGCCTGGACGGCCTGGCCGCCCGGTTCCACGCCTTGCAGCGCAAGCGGCCCCGCTCCCCGAGGCCGCTTGTTCTCAACACGTGGGAAGCGGTCTACTTCAACCACGACCTGGACCGGCTGCTGGCGCTGGCCGACGCGGCGGCCAAGGTCGGCGTCGAACGGGTCGTGCTGGACGACGGCTGGTTCCGGGGTCGCCGTGCCGACAACGCCGGGCTCGGCGACTGGCAGGTCGACAAAACCGTGTGGCCGCAGGGGCTTACGCCGTTCGTCGAGCACGTCAAAGGCCTCGGCATGCAATTCGGCCTGTGGTTCGAGCCGGAGATGGTCAACCTCGACTCCGACCTCGCCCGGCAGCACCCGGAGTGGGTGCTGGGCGTGCCGGGGAGCCTGGTCCGCCGTCACGCAACCAGTACGTCGTCGACCTGA